One window of Streptomyces sp. NBC_00273 genomic DNA carries:
- a CDS encoding LLM class flavin-dependent oxidoreductase produces MGLSNASHQHEPGSEELRFHWCSPLDSGQQKATEKYQVGHLDFGGIVDFAKEADRLGVDSLLMGISYHMPDPLPMIGALVRETERVKFILAYRPGLVSPTLFAQIVNTVSWMSDGRISLNLVAGISPAEQAYYGDFVAHDGRYARMNEFLEILHRTWRGETPLSYSGEHYRIEEAQLGLGYLGGGRPEVYISGASGPAQETALQHGDCWLRYGDTPEGIAEAAAPVLAKGGRVGIRMHVLARETRAEALADLAEMMRDPDEDHREWVAKFVAASDSEAVRNSFRLAEQADGDWLSPVLYSGAVAYRGGPALCVVGSYREVAAYLHSYKASGVSEFIFSGWPTRDEMRTFYTHVLPLIRELEENERTA; encoded by the coding sequence GTGGGTCTGAGCAACGCTTCCCACCAGCATGAACCGGGCTCCGAGGAGCTGCGGTTCCACTGGTGCTCCCCCCTCGACAGCGGTCAGCAGAAGGCCACCGAGAAGTATCAGGTCGGTCATCTCGACTTCGGTGGAATCGTTGATTTCGCCAAGGAGGCTGACCGGCTCGGGGTGGATTCCCTTTTGATGGGAATCAGCTATCACATGCCCGATCCACTGCCGATGATCGGCGCTCTGGTCCGGGAAACCGAACGCGTGAAGTTCATTCTCGCCTATCGCCCGGGACTGGTTTCTCCGACACTTTTTGCGCAGATCGTCAACACGGTCTCCTGGATGTCCGATGGCCGTATATCGCTGAATTTGGTTGCCGGTATTTCTCCGGCGGAGCAGGCGTACTACGGGGACTTCGTAGCGCACGACGGACGCTATGCCCGCATGAACGAATTCCTCGAGATCCTGCACCGCACATGGCGCGGGGAAACGCCGCTTTCCTACAGCGGTGAGCACTACCGCATCGAGGAGGCCCAGCTCGGGCTCGGATATCTCGGCGGCGGGCGTCCGGAGGTCTACATCAGTGGAGCTTCCGGTCCGGCCCAGGAGACCGCGCTCCAGCACGGCGACTGCTGGCTCCGCTACGGAGACACGCCTGAGGGCATCGCCGAGGCCGCCGCGCCGGTGCTGGCCAAGGGCGGCCGGGTCGGGATCCGCATGCACGTCCTGGCCCGCGAGACCCGCGCCGAGGCGCTCGCCGACCTCGCGGAGATGATGCGCGACCCGGACGAGGACCACCGCGAGTGGGTCGCGAAGTTCGTCGCCGCCTCGGACTCCGAGGCCGTGCGGAATTCCTTCCGGCTGGCCGAGCAGGCCGACGGGGACTGGCTCTCTCCGGTTCTCTACTCCGGTGCCGTGGCTTATCGTGGCGGCCCCGCACTGTGCGTGGTCGGAAGTTACCGAGAGGTAGCCGCATACCTGCACTCGTACAAGGCGTCGGGCGTCAGCGAGTTCATCTTCTCCGGCTGGCCGACCCGTGACGAGATGCGGACGTTCTACACGCACGTGCTCCCGCTGATCCGCGAACTCGAAGAGAACGAGCGGACGGCATGA
- a CDS encoding ATP-grasp domain-containing protein, which yields MHIVIVNRWPRFEEDGVRWDNELTRYEEFIDHDAHQVSYVVDALGAEGVLADPAKIAHLVRIDDVNDVDALRAAVVEVSEKVGPVDQLIALSEFTLEIAAKVREDLGLPGPTTAEVAVYRDKVRMKEILAAAGVRVPRFAACTDVESGLAFARSCGYPVILKPVDGAASIGVHRVEDEATLAELLAEVDLKRYEIEEFVTGTIHHVDGFADARSEVGFQVTSRYVNDCLSFGAGEPLGSFVLQDSPLRGRIEEFSRGCVRALGMRDTPFHLELFVTPEDELVFLEIGGRVGGSEVPHLLNKLFGVNLFEIWLRALCGEPTTPPTRSGDPSGGWLVVPKPAGLPAVVRKASSMRGSVPAVWRELLPSVGEVLEPGGAYDALHAGRFILLHDDQVQVEADIRRIIETFEFEVTSL from the coding sequence ATGCATATCGTGATCGTCAACCGATGGCCCCGGTTCGAAGAAGACGGCGTACGGTGGGACAACGAGCTCACCCGCTACGAGGAGTTCATCGACCACGACGCCCACCAGGTCAGCTATGTCGTCGACGCGCTCGGTGCCGAAGGGGTGCTCGCCGATCCGGCGAAGATCGCCCACCTGGTGCGGATCGACGACGTCAACGACGTCGACGCGCTGCGCGCGGCCGTCGTCGAGGTGTCCGAAAAGGTCGGCCCCGTAGACCAGTTGATCGCCCTGTCCGAGTTCACCCTCGAGATCGCCGCCAAGGTCCGCGAGGACCTCGGCCTTCCCGGGCCGACCACGGCCGAGGTCGCGGTCTACCGGGACAAGGTGCGGATGAAGGAGATCCTGGCTGCCGCCGGCGTCCGGGTCCCCCGCTTCGCCGCGTGCACCGACGTCGAGAGCGGGCTCGCGTTCGCCCGCTCGTGCGGCTACCCGGTGATCCTCAAGCCGGTGGACGGCGCCGCGAGCATCGGGGTCCACCGGGTCGAGGACGAGGCGACGCTTGCCGAACTCCTGGCCGAGGTCGACCTGAAGCGCTACGAGATCGAGGAGTTCGTCACCGGCACCATCCACCACGTGGACGGCTTCGCCGACGCCCGGTCCGAGGTCGGGTTCCAGGTCACGTCACGGTACGTGAACGACTGCCTGTCCTTCGGCGCCGGTGAGCCGCTGGGATCGTTCGTCCTCCAAGACTCCCCCCTGAGGGGCCGGATCGAGGAGTTCTCCCGTGGGTGCGTCCGCGCCCTCGGCATGCGTGACACACCGTTCCACCTGGAGCTCTTCGTCACGCCGGAGGACGAGCTCGTCTTCCTGGAGATCGGCGGCCGGGTCGGTGGCAGCGAGGTCCCCCACCTCCTCAACAAGCTGTTCGGGGTCAACCTCTTCGAAATCTGGCTGCGGGCCCTCTGCGGGGAGCCGACCACCCCGCCGACCCGGTCGGGCGATCCGTCCGGCGGCTGGCTGGTCGTGCCCAAGCCGGCAGGCCTGCCGGCGGTGGTCCGCAAGGCATCGTCCATGCGGGGATCGGTTCCGGCCGTATGGCGCGAACTGCTGCCCTCCGTGGGCGAGGTCCTGGAGCCCGGCGGCGCGTACGACGCCCTGCACGCCGGCCGGTTCATCCTGCTGCACGACGACCAGGTCCAGGTGGAGGCCGACATCCGCCGCATCATCGAGACCTTCGAATTCGAGGTAACTTCGCTGTGA
- a CDS encoding ferredoxin: MRIVVDLNRCQGYAQCVYLAHEVFRLSGQEALTYEPNPDDERRLQVERAAVACPVHAIVIDRLEGAERGGAS, translated from the coding sequence ATGCGGATCGTCGTGGACCTGAATCGATGCCAGGGATACGCACAGTGTGTGTATCTGGCTCACGAGGTCTTCAGGTTGAGCGGTCAGGAGGCACTCACCTACGAGCCGAACCCTGATGACGAGCGGCGCCTGCAGGTTGAGCGAGCCGCTGTGGCGTGCCCGGTGCACGCGATCGTGATCGACCGCCTGGAGGGCGCGGAGCGGGGCGGGGCGTCATGA
- a CDS encoding NAD(P)/FAD-dependent oxidoreductase: MTLPATVAELVRDFRANGRIVIVGASLAGLRAAEALREEGFTGSLTIIGDEPYEPYDRPPLSKQVLKGWVPADHTKLPRMREVDADWRLGVAATGLDRAAKQVRLADGEQVPYDRLLIATGTRARQWPNPTEAALQGVHTIRSRDDAARLRAALAEPPSRVLVIGAGFIGSEVASVCRELDIPVTVVERGSAPLVGALGGVIGEIAAQMQRDHGVDLRCTLGVSSLEGDSAGHVRRARLSDGTVVDADVVVASLGSIRNVEWLEGSGLAAGFWGVGCDAGGRAFDINGVVTDSIYVAGDVARAPHVLYEYEFLAMEHWDNAVFGAEVAAHNMVNLEPHYRPHLLVPGFWSGQFGVNIKSVGVPPFGDEIVFTQGSVAGRSFAAAYGHRGRIVAAVTFDHGKWLEHYGKLIERSAPFPPPPPGWDRPPDMKPMPAEFPEPGVPTEVPDVVLTGHAPSERTAEFRPRRH; this comes from the coding sequence ATGACCTTGCCGGCGACGGTGGCGGAGTTGGTGCGCGATTTCAGGGCCAACGGCCGGATCGTCATCGTGGGTGCCTCCCTGGCCGGGTTGCGGGCCGCGGAAGCCCTGCGCGAGGAGGGCTTCACCGGTTCCCTGACCATCATCGGGGACGAGCCGTACGAGCCCTACGACCGTCCCCCGCTGTCCAAGCAAGTACTCAAAGGCTGGGTGCCGGCCGACCACACCAAGCTGCCCCGCATGCGAGAAGTGGATGCGGACTGGCGGCTCGGGGTGGCCGCCACCGGGCTGGACCGGGCCGCCAAGCAGGTGCGCCTGGCCGACGGCGAGCAGGTCCCGTACGACCGGTTGTTGATCGCCACGGGCACCCGCGCGCGGCAGTGGCCGAATCCGACCGAGGCCGCCCTTCAGGGGGTCCACACGATTCGCTCGCGTGATGATGCCGCACGGCTACGGGCGGCGCTGGCCGAGCCGCCGTCGCGGGTCCTGGTCATCGGCGCCGGGTTCATCGGCTCGGAAGTGGCCTCCGTCTGCCGGGAGCTGGACATCCCCGTGACCGTCGTCGAGCGGGGTTCGGCGCCGCTGGTCGGCGCGCTCGGCGGGGTGATCGGGGAGATCGCCGCCCAGATGCAGCGCGATCACGGCGTGGACCTGCGCTGCACGCTGGGCGTGTCGTCGCTGGAGGGCGACTCCGCCGGACACGTGCGACGTGCTCGGCTCTCGGACGGAACCGTCGTCGACGCCGACGTGGTGGTGGCCTCGCTGGGGTCGATCCGCAACGTGGAATGGCTGGAGGGCTCCGGGCTGGCGGCCGGTTTCTGGGGCGTCGGGTGCGACGCCGGTGGCCGTGCCTTCGACATCAACGGCGTGGTCACCGACAGCATCTACGTGGCCGGGGACGTGGCGCGTGCACCGCACGTGCTGTACGAGTACGAGTTCCTCGCGATGGAACACTGGGACAACGCCGTTTTCGGCGCCGAGGTGGCGGCGCACAACATGGTGAACCTCGAGCCCCACTACCGCCCGCACCTGCTGGTCCCCGGCTTCTGGTCCGGTCAGTTCGGCGTCAACATCAAGTCCGTCGGCGTCCCGCCCTTCGGTGACGAGATCGTCTTCACCCAGGGGTCCGTCGCAGGGCGCAGTTTCGCGGCCGCTTACGGCCACCGGGGCCGCATCGTCGCGGCCGTCACGTTCGATCACGGCAAGTGGCTGGAGCACTACGGGAAGCTGATCGAGCGATCCGCTCCGTTTCCGCCTCCGCCGCCGGGCTGGGACCGGCCGCCCGACATGAAGCCGATGCCGGCCGAATTCCCGGAACCCGGCGTCCCGACGGAGGTCCCCGACGTCGTCCTGACCGGCCACGCCCCGAGCGAGCGGACGGCCGAGTTCCGGCCTCGACGTCACTGA
- a CDS encoding MFS transporter → MTENRLHRSLFASGVLLGLIAEQVVLFAVPLLIYQDTHEVASLGLAFALEWLPGLIAYPFAGILADRDGGARLFSRVTAARAVVLVCVVVICLTQSSWTTGALMAGGAFLSVFMAPTRMAVEKMVPQLAKGDKVASTQSLVQNMELLAMALGPALAVLAASVLGKVWLLLVAAGAFALASVTWLPLPRGLRAPSTGEAGSTGQVFSELGLGWRLLIGNKPVLLLGVLNFAINLVVASVLSVNAALVTDVFKAPDSSFGWLNTCVGVMGLLNLMAIPLLLRRLSVGALGVIGFTVMCTALLTAGFAPSFAVYAPAFVAMLIGSAYYNVFNRTQRLKVIPEEHLGKIMGPFYLLNLISFPIAGLLVAGVGTAAGPQQLVTVLSVLLCLFGAVFLPLTIRSFRKALASRNDEVALGVSA, encoded by the coding sequence ATGACCGAAAATCGGCTTCACCGGAGTCTTTTCGCCTCCGGTGTCCTGCTCGGGCTCATCGCGGAACAGGTCGTGCTGTTCGCCGTCCCGCTGCTCATCTACCAGGACACCCACGAGGTGGCGAGCCTCGGATTGGCATTCGCGCTCGAATGGCTTCCCGGCCTGATCGCCTACCCCTTCGCAGGGATCCTGGCCGACCGCGACGGCGGAGCCCGGCTCTTCTCCCGGGTGACCGCGGCCCGGGCCGTCGTGCTGGTGTGCGTGGTCGTCATCTGCCTGACCCAGTCGTCGTGGACGACCGGGGCCCTGATGGCCGGCGGAGCCTTCCTCTCGGTCTTCATGGCGCCGACGCGGATGGCCGTGGAGAAGATGGTTCCGCAACTGGCCAAGGGCGACAAGGTGGCGAGCACCCAGTCCCTCGTCCAGAACATGGAGCTGTTGGCCATGGCCCTCGGACCCGCGCTCGCCGTCCTGGCCGCGTCCGTGCTGGGCAAGGTGTGGCTGCTGCTGGTAGCCGCCGGAGCCTTCGCCCTCGCTTCGGTGACCTGGCTGCCGCTGCCCCGTGGACTGCGTGCCCCGAGCACGGGCGAAGCCGGTAGTACGGGGCAGGTCTTCTCCGAACTCGGCCTCGGCTGGCGCTTGTTGATCGGGAACAAGCCCGTCCTGCTACTGGGAGTCCTCAACTTCGCCATCAACCTGGTCGTGGCGAGCGTACTGAGCGTCAACGCGGCGCTCGTGACGGACGTCTTCAAGGCTCCCGACTCGTCGTTCGGGTGGCTGAACACGTGCGTCGGTGTCATGGGCCTGCTCAACCTGATGGCGATCCCGCTCCTGCTGCGGCGGTTGAGCGTCGGGGCGCTCGGAGTCATCGGCTTCACCGTGATGTGCACCGCGCTGCTCACGGCGGGGTTCGCCCCGTCCTTCGCCGTCTACGCTCCGGCCTTCGTGGCCATGCTGATCGGATCCGCCTACTACAACGTCTTCAACCGGACCCAGCGGCTGAAGGTGATCCCCGAGGAGCACCTGGGGAAGATCATGGGCCCCTTCTACCTCCTCAACCTGATTTCGTTCCCCATCGCCGGCCTGCTCGTCGCCGGCGTCGGAACCGCGGCCGGCCCGCAGCAGCTCGTCACCGTGCTCTCGGTACTGCTGTGCCTCTTCGGCGCCGTCTTCCTGCCGTTGACGATCCGCAGTTTCCGCAAGGCGCTGGCCAGCCGCAACGACGAGGTCGCTTTAGGAGTCTCGGCATGA
- a CDS encoding cytochrome P450 has product MVEETPWQQALRYVNRANPYPFYEELRKTPVARQPDGTYVVSTYREIVTLLHDPRVSSDPRKCPAPGSDRTGDSAEPAAEQAAEQGAEQAAEPSIITCDPPEHDRDRRMMTPHFVGPPHAPHLISNLEPEIHRIVDGLLDRMRGKDRIDAVDDFAYPLPVTVICEVLGVPLEDEPRFHHWIETALDAWEYGPETASEEFRSRLAGGNQALQEFGQFAAELHDRYARQPGPGMLSAMVHEDGPEGGMPRGLVTSNAVLLLFAGHETTVNLIAHGVLTLLRRPDALEELRRRPALIVPGVEELLRFESSVQFWPTRSAVEDIDIAGTTIPKGAPIFLAYGSANRDPDRFTDPDELDLERRDNQHLGFSQGIHFCFGAPLARLEVQVAVGEFFRRVENPRLVEDPPPYRRNQIFRGPRHVQVDIDGVRD; this is encoded by the coding sequence GTGGTCGAGGAAACCCCCTGGCAGCAGGCCCTCCGCTATGTCAACCGCGCCAATCCGTACCCCTTCTACGAAGAACTGCGCAAGACACCGGTGGCGCGGCAGCCGGACGGAACCTACGTCGTCAGCACCTACCGGGAGATCGTCACGCTGCTGCATGACCCGCGGGTCAGTTCGGATCCACGAAAGTGTCCCGCCCCGGGATCGGACCGGACGGGGGACTCGGCGGAGCCGGCGGCCGAACAGGCGGCGGAACAGGGGGCCGAACAGGCGGCGGAACCGAGCATCATCACGTGCGATCCGCCCGAGCACGATCGGGATCGCCGGATGATGACGCCTCATTTCGTCGGTCCGCCCCATGCGCCTCACCTGATCTCCAACCTGGAGCCCGAGATCCACCGCATCGTCGACGGCCTCCTGGACCGCATGCGGGGCAAGGATCGGATCGATGCCGTCGACGACTTCGCCTATCCCCTGCCGGTGACGGTGATCTGCGAGGTTCTGGGCGTGCCGCTGGAGGACGAGCCACGCTTCCACCACTGGATCGAGACCGCCCTGGACGCTTGGGAGTACGGGCCCGAGACCGCCTCCGAAGAGTTCCGGAGCCGGCTGGCCGGGGGCAACCAGGCCCTGCAGGAGTTCGGGCAGTTCGCAGCGGAGCTGCACGACCGGTACGCCCGGCAGCCGGGCCCGGGCATGCTCTCGGCGATGGTGCACGAGGACGGCCCGGAGGGAGGGATGCCCAGGGGCCTGGTCACGAGCAATGCCGTGCTGCTGCTCTTCGCCGGGCACGAGACCACGGTCAATCTCATCGCCCACGGCGTGCTCACCCTGCTGCGACGCCCCGACGCGCTCGAGGAGCTGCGCCGGCGGCCCGCGCTGATCGTGCCCGGGGTGGAGGAGCTGCTGCGCTTCGAGTCGTCGGTGCAGTTCTGGCCGACCCGCTCGGCCGTGGAAGACATCGACATCGCCGGCACCACCATCCCGAAGGGGGCGCCGATCTTCCTGGCATACGGCTCGGCGAACCGCGACCCGGACCGGTTCACCGACCCCGACGAGCTCGACCTCGAGCGCCGCGACAACCAGCACCTCGGATTCAGCCAGGGCATCCACTTCTGCTTCGGCGCTCCGCTCGCGCGGCTCGAGGTCCAGGTCGCGGTCGGCGAGTTCTTCCGCAGGGTGGAGAACCCCCGGCTCGTCGAGGACCCGCCGCCCTACCGGCGCAACCAGATCTTCCGCGGACCGCGGCACGTGCAGGTCGACATCGACGGCGTACGCGACTGA
- a CDS encoding ketopantoate reductase family protein, translating to MTDSRSLSVAVLGPGGVGGLLAALMARAGHRVTCLAGEETVQALRSDGIQVSSGQFGTFTSRVDADTELRQPVDLCLVTVKQTALAAALDRVPSGVLGDGLVVPLLNGIEHPATLRRRYPSELVVPGVIRVESSRQAPGRIVHGSPFTEIDLASATTDRGRLHELADVLADAGVTTRVRDDESGALWGKLAFLAPFALLTTRHQLPIGQIRTEHRDELLALVEEVAAVSRACGAPSDTAGTVRLYDAFPAAAKSSMQRDAEAGRPLETDAIGGAVLRAAGLHAVPVPRVASLLDEIGVRGH from the coding sequence ATGACCGACAGCCGTTCCCTGAGCGTGGCGGTACTCGGCCCCGGGGGCGTCGGCGGTCTGCTCGCCGCACTGATGGCGCGAGCCGGGCACCGGGTGACGTGTCTGGCGGGTGAGGAGACCGTGCAGGCCCTGCGCAGCGACGGCATCCAGGTGAGCAGCGGCCAGTTCGGCACCTTCACCTCGAGGGTCGATGCGGACACCGAACTGCGGCAGCCGGTCGACCTGTGCCTGGTGACGGTGAAGCAAACGGCGCTGGCGGCGGCGCTCGACCGAGTGCCGTCGGGCGTTCTGGGCGACGGCCTCGTAGTGCCGCTCCTGAACGGGATCGAGCACCCCGCCACGCTCCGCAGGCGCTACCCGTCGGAGCTCGTGGTGCCGGGAGTGATCCGCGTCGAATCGAGCCGGCAGGCACCGGGCCGGATCGTGCACGGCAGCCCGTTCACGGAGATCGATCTGGCGAGCGCCACGACGGATCGCGGACGCCTCCACGAGCTGGCCGATGTGCTCGCGGACGCCGGAGTCACCACCCGGGTGCGCGACGACGAGTCCGGCGCACTGTGGGGGAAGCTGGCGTTCCTGGCTCCCTTCGCACTGCTCACGACGCGCCACCAGCTTCCGATCGGCCAGATCCGCACCGAGCACCGTGACGAGCTGCTGGCGCTGGTGGAGGAGGTGGCCGCGGTGAGCCGTGCCTGCGGTGCGCCGAGCGACACCGCCGGCACGGTGCGGCTGTACGACGCTTTCCCCGCCGCGGCGAAGTCGTCCATGCAGCGCGACGCCGAGGCCGGCCGACCGCTGGAGACGGACGCGATCGGAGGGGCGGTGCTGAGGGCTGCCGGGCTCCACGCGGTGCCGGTGCCGCGCGTGGCGAGCCTGCTCGACGAGATCGGAGTGCGCGGCCACTGA
- a CDS encoding asparagine synthetase A has translation MSAENTGAALPTPRAHLTSERTRAALLVQNRFLAGARDFLTGEGFTELLPPTIGPVTDPGARGAKQVDIDYYGHRYKLMTSGILYKQASLLSFPKIFHVAPNVRLEPLETAVTHRHLTEFHQLDVEIAGGSREEAMRVAEELTRHCVEHVLSTAQRELEILGRDVDGLKRVLDAPYGRMKHAQAVAQLAGGGYGQDENTEIEWEGEEIISKAAEHPFFITDYPKGSRGFYDKESAEEPGVLRNFDLIFPGGFGEMMSGSERESDYRNLMMRIRETGENPAKYEWYLTLAREGIPSSAGFGLGVERFTRFLGGLDAVWQATAYPKLPGELRP, from the coding sequence TTGTCCGCTGAGAACACGGGGGCCGCGCTCCCGACGCCACGCGCCCATCTGACTTCGGAGCGCACCCGCGCCGCACTGCTCGTGCAGAACCGGTTCCTGGCCGGAGCTCGGGACTTCCTCACCGGTGAGGGCTTCACCGAGCTGCTGCCACCCACCATCGGCCCGGTGACCGACCCGGGCGCCCGCGGTGCCAAGCAGGTCGACATCGACTACTACGGCCACCGCTACAAGCTGATGACGAGCGGCATCCTCTACAAGCAGGCTTCCCTGCTCAGCTTCCCCAAGATCTTCCACGTCGCCCCGAACGTCCGGCTCGAGCCGCTGGAAACGGCGGTGACCCACCGCCACCTGACCGAGTTCCACCAGCTGGACGTGGAGATCGCCGGTGGCTCGCGCGAGGAGGCGATGAGGGTCGCGGAAGAGCTGACCCGGCACTGCGTCGAGCACGTGCTGAGCACCGCTCAGCGGGAGCTGGAGATCCTCGGGCGCGACGTGGACGGGCTCAAGCGCGTCCTCGACGCCCCGTACGGCCGCATGAAGCACGCGCAGGCGGTGGCCCAACTCGCCGGGGGCGGATACGGCCAGGACGAGAACACGGAGATCGAGTGGGAAGGCGAGGAGATCATCTCCAAGGCGGCCGAGCACCCGTTCTTCATCACCGACTACCCCAAGGGCTCGCGCGGCTTCTACGACAAGGAAAGCGCCGAAGAGCCCGGTGTCCTGCGCAACTTCGACCTCATCTTCCCGGGTGGCTTCGGCGAGATGATGAGCGGCAGCGAGCGCGAGTCGGACTACCGCAACCTGATGATGCGGATCCGCGAGACCGGCGAGAACCCGGCGAAGTACGAGTGGTACCTCACCCTGGCGCGCGAGGGGATCCCCTCCAGCGCGGGCTTCGGCCTGGGCGTCGAGCGGTTCACCCGCTTCCTGGGTGGACTCGACGCGGTGTGGCAGGCGACGGCCTACCCCAAGCTGCCGGGGGAGCTTCGTCCGTGA
- a CDS encoding FKBP-type peptidyl-prolyl cis-trans isomerase: protein MSELTKPEVELPEGDAPEELTIRDLVVGDGPEAKPGRVVRVHYVGVTFESGREFDASWDRGQPFKFAVGGGRVIKGWDRGLRGMKVGGRRQIIVPPRLGYGNQSPSPLIPAGSTLVFVVDLLSVV from the coding sequence ATGAGTGAACTGACGAAGCCCGAGGTCGAACTTCCGGAGGGCGATGCTCCCGAGGAGCTGACCATCCGGGACCTCGTCGTCGGGGACGGCCCCGAGGCGAAGCCGGGCAGGGTCGTCCGGGTTCACTACGTCGGGGTCACCTTCGAGTCCGGAAGGGAGTTCGACGCCTCCTGGGACCGGGGCCAGCCGTTCAAGTTCGCCGTGGGTGGTGGCAGGGTCATCAAGGGCTGGGACCGGGGGCTCAGGGGGATGAAGGTCGGCGGTCGGCGCCAGATCATCGTTCCCCCGCGCCTCGGCTACGGCAACCAGTCCCCCTCGCCGTTGATCCCGGCGGGTTCCACGCTCGTCTTCGTGGTGGACCTCCTCTCCGTGGTCTGA
- a CDS encoding cobalamin B12-binding domain-containing protein — protein sequence MSPTFRCLLSTVESDSHIWNLVYLQKLLEENGAQVQNLGACTPIGDVVQAVSENRPDLLVVSSVNGHGLHGARLLLSALRERRLEVPSVAGGKLTTAESDNDRTRRELLAHGYTDVFTGEDAIDRFLTFLHFGKSEGFSAWQADAAVIPPWDLAGLSTTEVH from the coding sequence ATGAGTCCAACCTTCCGGTGCCTGCTGAGCACCGTCGAGTCGGATTCCCACATCTGGAATCTCGTGTACCTCCAGAAGCTCCTGGAGGAGAACGGAGCCCAGGTGCAGAACCTGGGCGCGTGCACGCCCATCGGTGACGTCGTACAGGCCGTCTCCGAGAACCGGCCCGACCTGTTGGTCGTGTCGAGCGTCAACGGCCACGGACTCCACGGGGCGCGCTTGCTGCTCTCCGCCCTGCGCGAGCGGCGGCTCGAGGTCCCGAGCGTGGCGGGCGGCAAGCTGACCACGGCCGAGTCGGACAACGACCGCACCCGCCGTGAACTGCTCGCCCACGGCTACACCGACGTGTTCACCGGTGAGGACGCCATCGACCGCTTCCTCACCTTCCTTCACTTCGGCAAGTCCGAAGGCTTCTCGGCCTGGCAGGCCGACGCCGCGGTCATCCCGCCATGGGACCTTGCCGGACTCAGCACCACGGAGGTGCACTGA
- a CDS encoding glutamate synthase-related protein: protein MSGLTAPGFPERQVRARARHGAAAAFPESEDYGTTLYGEHGEASARPEDAIDRARLVPPVFVPHRMEKMIDLGREPVCGDVDLTTTIGGFRSAFPFFVAAFGSTRVASGDLGEAVARQAGGLGIPMVIGENIVPVSGYGRMAEEKESSLLRRITEYASAAPDGFGGVVVQQSTEDADAEVWNLVYSDPSAAPLLESGRLAFELKVGQGAKPGVGGMTLVPRKRATELSSQYDVLDIYEPAEDSVLRCSSPGTFTEEILRQQIRLMRNNYPRCRVWVKLPPSRDVHLAAAVAWAAGADSVTVDGAEGGTGWAPRAFLDHVGLPLAECLQRLDAQDNSLLVSGRIWEGARAVKCLALGATAVGLGRAALVASDEDAETGLTNFVECLALEMRLLISSLGKYRVAEVGAEDIWTEARSGEAFVPRNG from the coding sequence GTGAGCGGCCTGACGGCTCCCGGGTTCCCGGAGCGGCAGGTACGGGCCCGCGCCCGGCACGGCGCGGCCGCGGCCTTTCCGGAAAGCGAGGACTACGGGACCACGCTCTACGGCGAGCACGGCGAGGCGAGCGCCCGGCCGGAGGACGCGATCGACCGGGCCCGTCTCGTGCCGCCCGTCTTCGTACCGCACCGCATGGAGAAGATGATCGACCTCGGTCGTGAACCGGTCTGTGGGGACGTGGACCTGACCACGACGATCGGCGGCTTCCGCTCCGCCTTCCCGTTCTTCGTCGCGGCGTTCGGCTCCACCAGGGTGGCCAGCGGCGACCTCGGCGAAGCGGTCGCCCGGCAGGCCGGAGGCCTGGGCATCCCCATGGTGATCGGTGAGAACATCGTCCCCGTGTCCGGCTACGGTCGGATGGCCGAGGAGAAGGAGAGCTCGCTGCTGCGCCGCATCACCGAGTACGCCTCGGCGGCGCCGGACGGGTTCGGTGGCGTGGTCGTCCAGCAGAGCACCGAAGACGCTGACGCCGAGGTGTGGAACCTGGTGTACAGCGACCCCTCGGCCGCCCCCCTGCTGGAGAGCGGTCGGCTGGCCTTCGAGTTGAAGGTGGGTCAGGGTGCGAAGCCCGGTGTGGGCGGCATGACGTTGGTCCCCCGCAAGCGCGCGACCGAACTGTCGTCGCAGTACGACGTCCTGGACATCTACGAACCCGCCGAGGACTCGGTGCTGCGCTGCAGCAGCCCGGGAACCTTCACCGAGGAGATCCTGCGCCAGCAGATCCGGCTGATGCGCAACAACTATCCGCGCTGTCGGGTGTGGGTGAAGCTGCCGCCCTCGCGCGACGTTCACCTGGCCGCGGCCGTTGCCTGGGCGGCCGGGGCGGACTCGGTCACCGTGGACGGGGCGGAGGGCGGCACCGGCTGGGCCCCCCGCGCCTTCCTCGACCACGTGGGGCTCCCGCTGGCGGAGTGCCTGCAACGCCTCGATGCGCAGGACAACTCCCTGCTGGTCAGCGGCCGTATCTGGGAGGGTGCCCGGGCGGTCAAGTGCCTGGCGCTCGGGGCCACCGCGGTGGGTCTCGGACGGGCTGCCCTGGTCGCGTCGGACGAGGACGCGGAGACGGGCCTGACCAACTTCGTCGAGTGCCTGGCGTTGGAGATGCGCCTGCTGATCAGCTCCCTGGGCAAGTACCGGGTCGCGGAAGTGGGCGCCGAAGACATCTGGACCGAAGCGCGTTCCGGGGAGGCGTTCGTCCCTCGGAACGGGTGA